From one Bacteroides intestinalis DSM 17393 genomic stretch:
- a CDS encoding VOC family protein produces the protein MKKLIAFFEIPATDFRRAVDFYETVLNMKLPVFECEQEKMACFTEDGETVGAISQSFDLLPDFQPSEKGVLIHFNTDNIATTLERVLQKGGKVLIPCTKIEADGKGYFAVFADSEGNRIGIYADK, from the coding sequence ATGAAAAAGTTGATTGCATTTTTTGAGATTCCGGCTACAGACTTCCGTCGGGCTGTAGATTTTTATGAAACCGTGCTGAACATGAAACTTCCGGTCTTTGAGTGTGAACAGGAGAAGATGGCATGCTTCACCGAAGACGGTGAGACTGTAGGAGCCATCTCACAATCTTTTGACCTCCTGCCCGATTTTCAGCCTTCTGAGAAAGGTGTACTTATCCATTTCAATACGGATAACATAGCAACTACCCTTGAACGTGTGTTGCAGAAGGGCGGGAAAGTGCTCATTCCCTGCACGAAGATAGAAGCCGATGGCAAAGGTTATTTTGCAGTATTTGCCGATTCGGAAGGCAACCGCATCGGTATTTATGCAGACAAGTGA
- a CDS encoding putative quinol monooxygenase has product MIRLNVFIQVSESNRAAVLEAAKELVASSLKDKGCIAYDVFESATRNDVLMICETWQDAESLSAHEKAEHFVTLVPKIQGLASMKLEKFDF; this is encoded by the coding sequence ATGATTAGACTGAATGTTTTTATTCAAGTAAGCGAAAGTAACCGTGCTGCGGTGTTGGAAGCTGCAAAAGAGTTGGTAGCATCTTCTTTGAAAGACAAAGGCTGCATTGCCTATGATGTTTTTGAAAGCGCTACCCGTAATGATGTCCTGATGATTTGCGAAACATGGCAGGATGCAGAATCGTTATCTGCCCATGAGAAAGCGGAACATTTCGTGACGTTGGTTCCCAAAATACAGGGATTGGCTTCCATGAAGCTCGAAAAGTTTGATTTCTGA
- a CDS encoding MmcQ/YjbR family DNA-binding protein: MNIEEYREYCLSIKGVTESFPFDEHTLVYKIMDKMFTFAPLNPKGGRFWADTKCDTARSAELMEQYNGISFGPYSDKKYWITIYLESDVPDSLIKELINHSIEEVVKKLPKKKQEEYYTTLK; encoded by the coding sequence ATGAATATTGAAGAATATCGGGAATATTGTTTAAGTATCAAAGGGGTAACAGAGAGTTTTCCCTTTGACGAGCATACACTTGTCTATAAAATCATGGATAAGATGTTTACTTTTGCCCCATTGAATCCTAAAGGGGGACGTTTCTGGGCGGATACGAAATGCGATACCGCCAGATCGGCAGAACTGATGGAGCAGTATAACGGTATTTCATTCGGCCCCTACTCCGATAAGAAATACTGGATTACCATCTACCTAGAGAGTGATGTGCCGGACAGTCTTATAAAGGAATTAATCAATCATTCCATAGAAGAGGTGGTAAAGAAACTGCCTAAGAAGAAGCAGGAAGAATATTATACCACATTAAAATAA
- a CDS encoding AraC family transcriptional regulator, producing MQTFRIVKPAPALSPYIRYYWILRDDAALPVLERTLPVGCVQLVFHKGKRLMCLQESRLQPQSFISGQSFGFSDVVSTGVIEMITVVFQPYAAKVFLQIPLHLFNGQNVSTDEVEDRELSDLSYRITDTPDNDQCIWLIEQFFFRRLASGSEYNLKRLSTVLDEINLHPQVNTLQLSDVACLSTKQFGRVFTDYIGTTPKDFLRIVRMQRALYVLQQNPGSPFAQVAYECGFSDQSHMIKEFKLFSGYTPAEYLSVCAPVSDYFSTL from the coding sequence ATGCAAACTTTCCGTATCGTAAAACCAGCTCCTGCATTGTCTCCCTATATCCGTTACTACTGGATATTGCGGGATGATGCCGCTTTGCCGGTATTGGAACGTACCTTGCCCGTCGGCTGTGTGCAACTGGTATTTCATAAAGGCAAACGCTTGATGTGCCTACAAGAGTCGCGGTTGCAACCGCAATCCTTTATTAGCGGCCAGTCTTTCGGTTTCTCCGACGTCGTGTCGACAGGAGTTATAGAAATGATAACGGTTGTCTTTCAGCCCTATGCGGCAAAAGTCTTTCTGCAAATTCCCCTGCATCTTTTCAACGGGCAGAATGTTTCTACGGATGAAGTGGAAGACAGGGAGCTTTCCGATTTATCCTACCGGATAACAGATACTCCGGATAACGACCAGTGCATCTGGCTGATTGAACAATTCTTTTTCCGTCGCCTGGCCTCCGGTTCCGAATATAACCTGAAACGGTTATCGACTGTTCTGGACGAAATCAATCTTCATCCGCAGGTAAACACCTTGCAACTTTCCGATGTGGCTTGTCTCAGCACCAAGCAGTTCGGCCGTGTCTTTACCGATTATATCGGTACCACCCCCAAAGATTTTCTTCGCATCGTGCGTATGCAGCGCGCCTTATACGTCCTGCAACAGAATCCTGGTTCACCTTTCGCGCAAGTGGCCTATGAATGTGGCTTCTCCGACCAGTCGCACATGATTAAAGAGTTTAAACTCTTCTCCGGTTACACCCCTGCGGAATACTTGTCTGTATGCGCTCCCGTTTCCGATTATTTTTCCACTCTCTAA